The Zonotrichia albicollis isolate bZonAlb1 chromosome 6, bZonAlb1.hap1, whole genome shotgun sequence genome window below encodes:
- the DLGAP5 gene encoding disks large-associated protein 5 isoform X1, translating into MAATSQFASRYKKDLSTEALRTKLARRKSILQKENRHKLFEKGRQLGLADGNVQLSKDRGISELKETRDLCSQETSNGKQRAAPGAGSRRMKERREMLQRYKEEKELRKLQEQRERAKKGVFKVGLYRPAAPGFLAAQEPAVAKPREKAAPAFSGRITRSKAKLQEEKTMIPTAPKSSTVSAHGQSVHSTQAGHKQMSAAKGAEKEKVLQPAAQPAPSGRVTRAAAAAARQVLKPTAAAAGNQSQRKAANTTGKQKKAVKPEPIKIISSEHEVETNAAVEPELKSSAADSKHSMPVELQQEQGSVENTNFSPRRPRTRSFAPQNFVFQPLSGLATYTVTPMSPSRANAFLTPSAVWNFSKSPIKIFEKSSENKKSNLKSQPSPAVKCIQEQQMSTSLKGGAGESDEGTSTQKSNSTTPVSAALAVKSDDTREQEHDVPYFRNILCAETERLLSQCLQWEGNLELDIPEDAKDLIRSTVGQTRLLIGERFKQFEGLVDNCEFKRGEKETTCTDLDGFWDMVNFQIEDVNKKFDNLVKLQGNEWQPLDVPSKAVVKKKAVPGAVPKAKLEAAARAAARSRLATVKAAMRDKMKQGGDAEKLPETEKVVFEAGFFRIESPVKNFSGLLPRTPGKLANQRSSIRSLLSSPLCKPEDAPAKQTPSALKLHPAQSLKMDQPPTEQTPPLDKLPESLEQSISVAAEETCLPAGTAEGNKVLGDSSRESEAVDGMEEMELSAAEQGQDITMCSPEKETNPAQSGEPQIHQPDVSCSDLTLIDRNPFDMPLLDSELPFTPVKTKAQKFAAAEVFSDLIVFSPVGPSGDQ; encoded by the exons gggcagccccgggcgcaggcagcaggaggatgAAGGAGcgcagggagatgctgcagcgctacaaggaggagaaggagcttCGCAaactgcaggagcagagggagagagcCAAGAAAGGAGTGTTCAAGGTTGGGCTCTACAGACCAGCTGCACCTGGGTTTCTTGCTGCTCAGGAACCTGCAGTGGcaaaaccaagagagaag gcagctcctgctttctCTGGAAGGATTACTCGGTCAAAAGCCAAgctccaagaagaaaaaaccatGATACCAACTGCACCTAAGTCCTCTACG GTCAGTGCCCACGGGCAGAGTGTGCACTCTACACAGGCAGGACACAAACAGATGAGTGCAGCCAAAGGggctgaaaaggagaaag TGTTGCagcctgcagcccagccagccCCAAGTGGGAGAGtcaccagagcagctgctgctgcagccaggcaggtgCTGAAAccaactgctgctgctgctg GTAACCAGTCACAGAGAAAGGCAGCAAACACAACAGGAAAGCAGAAGAAAGCAGTAAAACCTGAACCCATAAAG ATCATTTCTTCTGAACATGAAGTGGAAACAAATGCTGCAGTGGAACCAGAGCTGAAAAGTTCTGCTGCTGATTCCAAGCACTCAATGCCAGTAGAACTTCAGCAAGAGCAAGGCTCAGTAGAAAACACCAATTTTTCTCCAAGGAGACCCAGAACACGCTCCTTTGCTCCTCAAAACTTTGTGTTTCAGCCTCTGAGTGGATTGGCAACCTACACTGTGACACCCATGTCTCCTTCAAGGGCAAATGCTTTTTTGACACCCAGTGCTGTCTGGAATTTTTCAAAATCTCCAAT caaaatatttgaaaaatccAGTGAAAATAAAAAGTCTAATTTAAAAAGTCAGCCTTCACCTGCTGTTAAATGCATTCAAGAACAGCAAATGAGCACAAGTTTGAAAGGAGGAG CAGGTGAATCAGATGAGGGCACTTCCACCCAGAAATCAAACAGCACAACTCCTGTCTCAGCAGCACTTGCAGTGAAGTCAGATGATACAAGAGAGCAGGAGCATGATGTGCCCTATTTCAG AAACATTCTTTGTGCTGAGACAGAGAGGCTGCTGTCCCAGTgcctgcagtgggaaggaaaccTTGAGCTGGACATTCCAGAGGATG CTAAAGACCTGATTCGCTCCACAGTTGGTCAGACAAGGCTGCTCATAGGAGAAAGGTTCAAACAGTTTGAAGGCCTGGTTGATAATTGTGAATTTAAACGAggtgaaaaagaaacaacatgCACAGAcctggatggattttgggaTATGGTCAATTTTCAG ATTGAAGATGTGAATAAAAAATTTGATAATCTGGTGAAGCTCCAAGGCAATGAGTGGCAGCCACTTGATGTCCCAAGCAAAGCAGTTGTCAAG AAGAAGGCAGTGCCAggtgcagtgcccaaggccaagctggaagctgctgccagagctgctgcccggAGCCGCCTGGCCACTGTCAAAGCAGCCATGAGGGACAAAATGAAGCAGGGGGGAGATGCTGAGAAGCTGCCAGAGAcagaaaaagtggtttttgaaGCAGGATTTTTCAGGATTGAAAGCCCTGTGAAAAACTTTTCAG GTTTGCTTCCAAGGACCCCTGGGAAACTGGCAAATCAAAGATCATCCATCAGATCTCTGCTTTCTTCTCCTCTCTGTAAGCCTGAGGATGCACCTGCAAAACAAACCCCATCAGCCCTCAAACTCCACCCAGCCCAGAGTCTGAAAATGGACCAACCTCCCACTGAACAAACTCCCCCCCTGGATAAACTCCCTGAAAGTCTTGAACAGAG CATTTCTGTGGCTGCAGAAGAAACGTGtctgcctgctggcacagcagagggAAATAAG GTCCTGGGAGATTCTAGCAGAGAATCAGAAGCAGTGGATGGCATGGAAGAGATGGAGCtgtctgctgcagagcagggacaggacatcACCATGTGCAGCCCAGAGAAGGAGACAAACCCTGCTCAGTCTGGAGAGCCACAGATCCATCAGCCAG ATGTTTCCTGCAGTGATTTGACACTCATTGACAGAAATCCTTTTGATATG ccactgctggaTTCTGAGCTCCCCTTCACTCCAGTCAAGACCAAAGCCCAGAAGTTTGCAGCAGCTGAAGTATTCAGTGACCTCATCGTGTTTTCTCCCGTTGGGCCCTCTGGGGATCAATGA
- the LGALS3 gene encoding galectin-3 has product MSDGFSLSDALANSNNPAPCAPPAQGWPAWGNQPAAPGAFPGYPGAPGAYPGAPAAYPGAPGTCPGGPGAYPAYPGAPGAYPGAPAGPGAYPGAPGAFPGAPPATGPYPAPGQPPSGPGFGPSAPQGGPTAPQGGPTAPQGGPTAPQGGPTPPMKVPFELPLQAGLVPRLLITITGTVNPNPNRFSLDFKRGNDVAFHFNPRFNEDNRKVIVCNSMFQNTWGKEERTAPRFPFEAGKPFKLQVLCETDHFKVAVNDAHLLQYNFREKRLNEVTKLCIGGDIALTSVVPTMI; this is encoded by the exons atgtCAGACGGTTTCTCT ctaTCTGATGCCTTGGCCAACAGCAACAACCCAGCCCCCTGtgcgcccccagcccagggctggcccgCCTGGGGGAaccagccagcagctcctggagccttCCCAGGGTAtcctggagcacctggagccTACCCTGGAGCACCTGCAGCCTACCCTGGAGCACCAGGAACCTGTCCTGGAGGACCTGGAGCATACCCTGCATAccctggagcacctggagcttATCCTGGAGcaccagcaggaccaggagcgtatccaggagcacctggagcattCCCTGGAGCTCCACCAGCAACAGGGCCGTATCCTGCCCCAGGACAACCACCCAGTGGCCCTGGATTTGGGCCTTCTGCTCCTCAGGGAGGACCAACAGCTCCTCAGGGAGGACCAACAGCTCCACAGGGAGGACCAACAGCTCCTCAGGGAGGACCAACCCCTCCCATG AAAGTGCCCTTtgagctgcccctgcaggcagGACTCGTCCCTCGGCTGCTCATCACCATCACTGGGACTGTGAACCCCAACCCAAACAG gtTTTCACTGGATTTCAAGAGAGGGAATGATGTTGCCTTCCACTTCAACCCCCGCTTCAACGAAGACAACAGGAAAGTCATCGTCTGCAATTCCATGTTCCAGAATacctgggggaaggaggagaggacaGCTCCCAGGTTTCCATTTGAAGCTGGAAAACCCTTCAAG CTGCAGGTGCTTTGTGAGACGGATCACTTCAAGGTGGCCGTGAACGACGCGCACCTGCTGCAGTACAACTTCCGCGAGAAGCGGCTCAACGAGGTCACCAAGCTCTGCATCGGGGGGGACATCGCCCTCACCAGCGTGGTGCCCACCATGATCTAG
- the MAPK1IP1L gene encoding MAPK-interacting and spindle-stabilizing protein-like, translating into MSGTDDFSLADALPDQSPAKTSKVSSAKPGQQPGQPPQGWPASNPWNNPSAPPMTPTGLPPNTSASSVPFGPPPTGMYPSMPPGPPAPFPPPPTGPSCPPPGGPYPPPTVPGPVPPGQYPPPNMPFPELPRPYGGPTEPAAPPAPVGPWGSMPSGAWGPTMGGQYPAPSMPYPPPGPYSAPTQTPGAAPTVPWGTVPPGTWGPTPPGPFPPPTGSYPAPGLYPTPPNPFQVPSGPAGAPSMPGGPHPYR; encoded by the exons ATGTCTGGAACTGATGATTTTTCG TTGGCAGATGCTTTACCAGACCAGTCGCCTGCTAAAACCTCCAAAGTGAGCAGCGCCAAGCCTGGCCAGCAGCCCGGGCAGCCTCCGCAGGGCTGGCCGGCTTCCAACCCTTGGAATAACCCCAGCGCCCCCCCTATGACTCCAACGGGACTGCCACCCAACACCTCGGCTTCCAGCGTGCCCTTCGGACCTCCTCCCACGGGAATGTATCCTTCAATGCCCCCGGGACCGCCTGCtccatttcctcctcctcctaccggaccctcctgccctcctcctgGTGGTCCATATCCACCCCCAACTGTGCCAGGTCCTGTCCCACCAGGGCAGTACCCTCCACCAAATATGCCCTTTCCAGAGCTTCCACGACCTTACGGAGGTCCAACAGAGCCAGCTGCGCCTCCTGCTCCTGTTGGGCCGTGGGGATCCATGCCCTCTGGGGCGTGGGGACCAACAATGGGAGGGCAGTATCCTGCTCCCAGCATGCCATATCCACCCCCAGGGCCATATTCTGCTCCCACCCAGACTCCAGGGGCTGCGCCGACGGTACCGTGGGGGACGGTGCCGCCCGGAACGTGGGGACCGACACCGCCCGGCCCATTCCCTCCACCCACGGGATCATATCCAGCTCCAGGACTATATCCTACGCCCCCTAATCCTTTTCAAGTGCCATCTGGTCCTGCTGGTGCTCCATCAATGCCTGGTGGTCCCCAT CCTTACCGCTGA